From a single Mycolicibacterium mengxianglii genomic region:
- a CDS encoding HNH endonuclease, giving the protein MNSRNADPLVLGQRVVAILETGLRVATYKLATLMALLEHCVENLPEHHADELVVPIPELAHRVLDIYWQQIRPFDGRELRQSNDGRSRILFAANDLRKAAGLTCRSVDVAQLRAPAAYLRAIAEVGLCLAQQPLHRLQKLPGAAASDAFLYDDSFLHDKISRKTLHKHGNAITLKAGVGDGLARLAGLLRPTLEIMWVEDVRRMNRFLDENVPDVAGHLFGRERSAMAAVREPFKEVFGPHCFYCNAHLPQDNPIDHVLPWSLVGIDGLANLVLACARCNGDKTNALPAVRLIDQALDEARTGLLTEIADYLQWPVQRGRVIAAARGIYLGQPQGIPTWDGYRATQRLDVSFPPPWLRARAT; this is encoded by the coding sequence GTGAATTCTCGAAACGCCGACCCACTCGTGCTGGGGCAACGGGTCGTGGCGATCCTCGAGACCGGGCTGCGCGTCGCGACGTACAAGCTCGCAACACTGATGGCGCTGCTCGAGCATTGTGTCGAGAACCTGCCGGAACACCATGCCGACGAACTCGTGGTGCCGATCCCGGAGTTGGCCCATCGGGTCCTCGACATCTACTGGCAGCAGATCCGCCCATTCGACGGGCGTGAACTGCGGCAGTCGAACGACGGACGATCGCGAATCCTGTTCGCCGCCAACGATCTGAGAAAGGCCGCAGGCTTGACCTGTCGCTCTGTTGATGTCGCGCAGTTGCGCGCGCCTGCTGCGTATTTGCGGGCGATCGCCGAGGTAGGTCTTTGTCTTGCTCAACAGCCACTGCATCGCCTGCAGAAGCTGCCGGGCGCCGCTGCCAGTGATGCATTCCTCTACGACGACTCGTTCCTGCACGACAAGATCAGCCGCAAGACTCTGCACAAACACGGCAACGCAATCACGTTGAAGGCGGGCGTCGGCGACGGGCTGGCACGACTGGCCGGGCTTCTCAGACCGACCCTGGAAATCATGTGGGTCGAGGATGTGCGCCGTATGAACAGGTTCCTCGACGAGAACGTTCCTGATGTTGCAGGGCATCTGTTCGGGCGGGAACGCTCGGCCATGGCGGCGGTACGTGAGCCCTTCAAGGAGGTGTTCGGGCCGCATTGCTTCTACTGCAATGCCCATCTACCGCAGGACAACCCGATCGATCACGTCCTCCCCTGGTCCCTTGTCGGTATCGACGGTCTGGCGAATCTGGTGCTGGCTTGCGCGCGCTGCAACGGGGACAAGACGAATGCACTGCCAGCGGTGCGGCTGATCGACCAGGCACTGGACGAGGCGAGGACCGGCCTGCTGACCGAGATCGCCGACTATCTGCAATGGCCGGTCCAGCGCGGTCGCGTCATCGCCGCCGCCCGCGGCATCTACCTCGGGCAGCCACAGGGCATACCCACATGGGACGGCTACCGGGCAACGCAGCGTTTGGATGTGAGTTTTCCGCCGCCGTGGCTGAGGGCGCGCGCCACCTGA
- a CDS encoding sugar ABC transporter ATP-binding protein has protein sequence MAQEPRLTLTGVVKSYGAVKAIRHADFEVQPGQVHALVGENGAGKSTLIKIVSGATAPDAGEMTYDGERVSITSTVDAIALGIATVYQEPQLFSELTVAENIFMGREIVTRGRVDWAAQNEQVVALLESLGLPAELVTATVGGLSVATQQQVSIAKALAGDAGVLILDEPSAILTDAEIEVLFGIIRRLADDGVAIIYISHRLDEVVKIADQVTVMRDGSTIGSYPIADMTVRRMAELMVGEALSEHTGTRTAPKGEPVLELKSLARVGSFHDVSLELGSGEILGLYGLVGSGVAEIAECIHGLAKTSGGEIVVQGRAVAPRSPREAARAGIALLPANRKTEGMFSFQSISFNISIGHLQLLSLGGVFVDRRRERSVVKDLMKRLSVRASNENQSVGTLSGGNAQKVMLARQLVEQPKLLLLAEPTQGVDIGAKEEIHRIITDLADNGTAVLVVTSDLQEALRIADRLLVVRAGTINAEFGPDARQADVLAAAAGDREGSATA, from the coding sequence ATGGCGCAGGAGCCTCGACTGACCCTCACCGGGGTCGTCAAGAGCTACGGCGCGGTCAAGGCCATCAGGCATGCCGACTTCGAGGTCCAGCCCGGCCAGGTGCATGCACTGGTGGGGGAGAACGGCGCCGGGAAGTCCACGCTGATCAAGATCGTCTCCGGAGCCACCGCACCCGACGCGGGTGAAATGACCTATGACGGTGAACGGGTATCGATCACCTCCACCGTCGACGCCATCGCCCTCGGCATCGCCACGGTGTACCAAGAGCCCCAGCTGTTCAGCGAGCTCACCGTCGCAGAGAACATCTTCATGGGCCGCGAGATCGTCACGCGCGGCCGCGTCGACTGGGCAGCGCAGAACGAACAGGTGGTGGCCCTGCTCGAATCCCTCGGCCTGCCAGCAGAACTGGTCACAGCGACTGTCGGTGGTCTGTCGGTGGCCACCCAGCAGCAGGTGTCGATCGCCAAAGCGCTGGCAGGCGATGCCGGAGTCCTCATTCTCGATGAGCCGTCGGCCATCTTGACCGACGCCGAGATCGAGGTCCTGTTCGGCATCATCCGCAGACTGGCCGACGACGGCGTGGCCATCATCTACATCTCCCACCGGCTCGACGAAGTGGTCAAGATCGCCGATCAGGTCACCGTCATGCGGGACGGCAGCACCATCGGCAGCTACCCGATCGCCGACATGACGGTGCGGCGCATGGCCGAACTGATGGTGGGAGAGGCGCTTTCGGAGCACACGGGCACCCGTACCGCGCCCAAGGGTGAACCCGTCCTCGAGTTGAAATCCCTGGCGCGGGTCGGCTCCTTCCACGATGTGAGCCTGGAGCTGGGCTCCGGTGAGATCCTCGGCCTCTACGGGCTGGTCGGTTCCGGTGTCGCGGAGATCGCCGAATGCATCCACGGATTGGCGAAGACCAGCGGCGGCGAGATCGTAGTGCAGGGACGGGCGGTGGCCCCGCGCTCACCGCGGGAAGCCGCGCGAGCCGGCATCGCCCTGCTGCCCGCCAACCGCAAGACCGAGGGCATGTTCTCATTCCAGTCCATCTCGTTCAACATCTCGATCGGCCACCTCCAACTGCTCTCTCTCGGAGGAGTCTTCGTCGACCGGCGCCGCGAACGCAGCGTGGTCAAGGACCTGATGAAGCGGCTCTCGGTGCGCGCGTCCAACGAAAACCAGTCTGTCGGCACACTGTCCGGCGGCAATGCGCAGAAGGTGATGCTGGCCCGCCAACTCGTCGAGCAGCCCAAGCTGCTGCTGCTGGCCGAGCCCACCCAGGGTGTCGACATCGGCGCCAAGGAGGAGATCCACCGCATCATCACTGATCTCGCCGACAACGGCACCGCCGTCCTGGTGGTCACCTCCGACCTGCAGGAGGCGTTGCGGATCGCCGATCGACTGCTGGTGGTGCGGGCCGGCACCATCAACGCGGAGTTCGGTCCCGACGCCCGGCAGGCCGACGTACTGGCCGCGGCCGCTGGAGACCGGGAAGGATCGGCAACGGCATGA
- a CDS encoding substrate-binding domain-containing protein, producing the protein MADHVVVADDSPVRNGRVPALTRAAAVLQTVSDAGRPMTLAELTELTGFPKSSVMGICHALADEMLLTRGVDGTYVLGPSVFELASSARAQNWPIHDIGFSYPIDESFFLAEIGALHGEADRLAARLHVHRAKEDRANQSRQILEFVDAGVDLILIEPVASDGLEDACARARTARIPVVAIGSAVSGADAVVATDNTKAGFLAGSALASALGGRGRIAVVGGIPITANSDRIAGCLAAISPHPAIEVAATSYGELDAGSGLRAAEEILVAGAAIDGFFAANDQIAVGISRVLRDRSLNVPIVGVDGARNAVEEIRAGGAIIATATQDPTALVRAAIDIGITLHSGARVARASRYITPRLIDVHNAAEYEPWG; encoded by the coding sequence ATGGCAGACCACGTGGTCGTGGCAGACGACTCGCCGGTGCGCAACGGACGCGTGCCCGCCCTCACGCGTGCGGCCGCCGTCCTGCAGACGGTCAGTGACGCCGGACGGCCGATGACGCTTGCCGAGCTGACCGAACTCACGGGTTTCCCCAAAAGTAGCGTGATGGGCATCTGTCACGCACTGGCCGACGAAATGCTGCTGACCCGCGGCGTCGACGGCACTTACGTGCTGGGCCCGAGCGTCTTCGAGCTGGCGTCGAGCGCCCGCGCACAGAACTGGCCGATCCACGACATCGGGTTCAGCTACCCGATCGACGAGAGCTTCTTCCTCGCCGAGATCGGCGCGCTCCATGGGGAGGCCGACCGACTCGCCGCACGCCTCCACGTCCACCGGGCGAAGGAGGACAGGGCGAATCAGTCCCGGCAGATCCTCGAATTCGTCGACGCGGGTGTGGATTTGATCCTGATCGAGCCGGTGGCCTCTGACGGGCTCGAGGACGCATGCGCCCGTGCCAGGACAGCACGAATTCCGGTGGTAGCCATCGGTTCGGCGGTCAGCGGCGCCGACGCGGTGGTGGCGACGGACAACACGAAGGCCGGCTTCCTCGCCGGCTCGGCGTTGGCGAGCGCTTTGGGAGGGCGAGGGCGCATCGCCGTCGTCGGCGGAATCCCCATCACCGCCAACTCCGACCGCATTGCCGGTTGCCTGGCCGCCATCTCCCCGCACCCCGCGATCGAGGTGGCAGCCACCAGCTACGGCGAATTGGACGCTGGGTCGGGACTACGCGCCGCCGAGGAGATCCTGGTTGCCGGCGCTGCGATCGACGGTTTCTTCGCTGCCAATGACCAGATCGCCGTTGGTATCTCGCGCGTCCTGCGGGATCGCAGCCTCAACGTACCGATTGTCGGCGTCGACGGCGCCAGAAACGCCGTGGAGGAGATCCGCGCCGGCGGAGCGATCATCGCCACCGCGACGCAGGATCCAACCGCCCTGGTGCGGGCGGCCATCGACATCGGCATCACCCTGCACAGCGGTGCGCGCGTCGCCAGAGCCTCCCGGTACATCACCCCACGGTTGATCGACGTGCACAACGCCGCGGAGTACGAGCCATGGGGATAG
- a CDS encoding autoinducer 2 ABC transporter substrate-binding protein — MAISQRVVGVISVALTMAMITGGCTKKNEEAAPATPGGASAEQSQGASGGAIKVAFVPKLQGSPYFEAMDTGAKKAAADLGNIEWLYQGPTSADAAAQAQIVRSFIQQKVDVLVVAPNDPDSMAPLMKEAQDAGINVLTADTDAPNSVREAFVNQATADGIGTTTAETLMQAMGGKGKWAIVSCGETAENLNSWIEVERAYVQEKYPEAELVDVVYSGEDQARGTQMSTDLMSAHPDLKGLVGQCTTSAVGVAQAVKDAGKIGQVFTVGVGTPKSMAPYLEDGSSSGSILWNVENLGYLTVWAGQQVANGTPFAADNKINDEMSDVKWDEASKTLVLGEPLLITTENVGDFDY; from the coding sequence ATGGCGATTTCCCAGCGTGTAGTCGGTGTGATCAGCGTGGCGTTGACCATGGCGATGATCACCGGAGGGTGTACCAAGAAGAACGAAGAGGCCGCTCCTGCAACCCCCGGCGGAGCCAGCGCGGAGCAGAGCCAAGGGGCATCCGGAGGCGCCATCAAGGTCGCCTTCGTGCCGAAACTGCAGGGTTCGCCTTACTTCGAGGCCATGGACACCGGCGCCAAGAAGGCAGCCGCCGACCTCGGCAATATCGAATGGCTGTACCAGGGACCCACGTCAGCCGACGCCGCCGCGCAGGCGCAGATCGTCCGATCCTTCATCCAACAGAAGGTCGACGTGCTGGTGGTAGCGCCCAATGATCCCGATTCGATGGCGCCGTTGATGAAAGAGGCCCAGGACGCCGGCATCAACGTGCTGACCGCGGACACCGACGCGCCCAACTCGGTGCGTGAGGCGTTCGTCAACCAGGCCACCGCCGACGGGATCGGCACCACCACCGCCGAGACCCTGATGCAGGCGATGGGCGGTAAGGGCAAGTGGGCCATCGTGTCCTGCGGCGAGACAGCCGAGAACCTGAACTCCTGGATCGAGGTCGAACGGGCCTACGTGCAGGAGAAGTATCCGGAGGCTGAACTGGTGGACGTCGTGTACTCCGGTGAGGACCAGGCCAGGGGAACGCAGATGTCCACCGACCTGATGAGCGCGCACCCCGACCTGAAGGGCCTGGTAGGGCAGTGCACCACCTCGGCCGTCGGTGTGGCGCAAGCGGTCAAGGACGCAGGCAAGATCGGCCAGGTCTTCACCGTCGGCGTCGGCACGCCGAAGTCGATGGCGCCCTACCTGGAAGACGGATCCTCCTCGGGCTCGATCCTGTGGAACGTGGAGAACCTCGGCTACCTGACGGTGTGGGCCGGCCAGCAGGTGGCCAACGGCACCCCGTTCGCGGCAGACAACAAGATCAACGACGAGATGTCCGACGTGAAATGGGACGAAGCCAGCAAGACCCTGGTCCTCGGTGAACCCCTGCTGATCACCACGGAGAACGTCGGCGACTTCGACTACTGA
- a CDS encoding helix-turn-helix domain-containing protein, which translates to MGIAGPRTPAVHRGVRVLGAVSAGTARTPAALMGMLGLPKSSVSDLLGTLEDVGFIARGADGLRVGARWSELSDPDAVAHNLFRACATPDLDGHTISLVRLLGNQVIFVDVHPGRLPLPLTPRPGQRVGATACAGAAAILSSMSGDEAVQAVSSAAGHLGLTDDDVARCLALRHSRRRKVYELSSPPMGRQLACSVAGTRYALILHVPDRWPEPTTRKAARALHAAANDY; encoded by the coding sequence ATGGGGATAGCCGGGCCGCGTACCCCCGCCGTCCACCGCGGCGTCCGCGTCCTGGGCGCTGTATCGGCGGGCACCGCCCGCACGCCCGCGGCGCTGATGGGGATGCTCGGGCTACCCAAGAGCTCGGTCTCCGACCTGCTTGGCACACTGGAGGATGTCGGCTTCATCGCCCGCGGAGCCGACGGCCTTCGGGTCGGCGCCCGGTGGTCTGAGCTCTCCGATCCCGATGCGGTGGCCCACAACCTTTTTCGTGCCTGTGCGACACCGGATTTGGACGGGCACACGATCTCATTGGTTCGGCTCCTCGGCAACCAGGTGATCTTCGTCGACGTCCACCCCGGCAGGTTGCCGTTGCCCCTGACACCGCGGCCCGGCCAACGCGTGGGCGCGACCGCGTGCGCGGGAGCTGCCGCGATCCTGTCTTCGATGTCGGGTGACGAAGCGGTACAGGCGGTTTCGTCCGCGGCCGGCCACCTCGGCCTCACCGACGACGACGTTGCACGCTGCCTGGCACTGCGGCACTCGCGGAGGCGGAAGGTCTACGAGTTGTCCTCTCCGCCTATGGGACGCCAACTGGCCTGTTCGGTGGCGGGCACCCGGTATGCGCTGATCCTGCACGTGCCTGATCGGTGGCCGGAGCCCACGACGCGCAAGGCCGCCCGGGCTCTGCATGCGGCTGCCAATGATTACTGA
- a CDS encoding TPR repeat region-containing protein, translating into MAVGMSLADLDRWDPNAIQTVFAAATDNSATTRMTSDQLGQIIDAVPGEGEAHDAARAANTGIRRDLNLHADELDAVAEAARAAETAIRSIKSDWRHLQEEAAAVGMTIDPASDTVTYVESSDPEEAAIQEENYRIICAEIERLLTRADQADETLALAIDGADGRKSADEIAQELDQQWVAAEDAEGVVHDALGGDQGAAGRVNRVLDTITAEQQAGQVPLTTEQAAVLSQLQAQQHGMSVEALHTAEERLGDDRNMVGNSWQLMSNPKVEFPKTELKPGAKADFDTSTRGGFEQLPLSVQEPLRGTTFVDGELQNASELSVVAEIVDNGDTRFQNGTDVDRGIMGRATDLMKASTLDQTFSSINGPPGLTQQLVNPLSEKLFAAGNADHIVDHELVTGVQNALLPGMEPGEFMQYATANHWGDAGEALAGVFDWTGSATGAEAQIAGETAQAYSNYLGENAPRLLDMPGHHTLGEINPKLVQGFAEGLSPYVANIAGEQNELSAFFSAPDSDGALVNDTMPVAKGIFSVLNTDLDAGQIFNGKAYEEILRDQNAYAQGIANNVSDAVISNEHMQEANALRALVDVGTNNALDAKGGNADVRAAETYAAKAGAYDLAVKTMAAGADLTPGGPAAALGVDALGSALKTDIIGPVPTPTSQPQLYSDMTEYDAHRAVLNGLHANGVKIDLPPGFISPGEGGDVGHILSFEEIKRFEQWSGMDKYEYNKQMRLAIADAVGAEYVATIGSDKDAYNQVIKNPRPWAPDR; encoded by the coding sequence GTGGCCGTGGGCATGTCGTTGGCGGATCTGGATCGGTGGGATCCCAACGCCATTCAGACGGTGTTCGCTGCTGCCACGGATAACTCCGCGACGACAAGGATGACGTCTGACCAACTGGGCCAGATCATCGATGCAGTCCCCGGGGAGGGCGAGGCGCACGACGCCGCCCGCGCTGCCAACACTGGTATCCGGCGGGATCTCAATCTGCACGCCGACGAGCTCGACGCGGTAGCCGAGGCAGCCAGAGCTGCGGAGACGGCGATCCGGTCCATCAAGTCTGACTGGCGCCACCTCCAGGAGGAGGCGGCAGCGGTCGGCATGACAATCGACCCGGCCTCGGACACCGTGACCTACGTCGAATCCAGCGACCCGGAGGAAGCGGCAATCCAGGAGGAGAACTACCGAATCATCTGCGCCGAGATCGAGCGCCTGCTTACACGTGCCGACCAGGCCGACGAGACCCTCGCGCTGGCGATCGACGGCGCCGACGGCCGCAAGTCAGCGGACGAGATCGCTCAAGAACTCGACCAGCAGTGGGTCGCCGCGGAGGACGCCGAAGGCGTTGTCCACGACGCGCTCGGCGGCGATCAGGGTGCTGCCGGCCGGGTGAACAGGGTTCTGGACACGATCACTGCCGAGCAGCAGGCCGGCCAGGTGCCGCTGACGACAGAGCAGGCGGCGGTGCTCAGCCAGTTACAAGCTCAGCAGCACGGCATGTCAGTTGAGGCGTTGCACACGGCTGAAGAACGTCTCGGCGATGACCGGAACATGGTCGGCAATTCCTGGCAGCTGATGAGCAACCCCAAAGTGGAATTCCCGAAGACCGAGCTCAAGCCCGGAGCGAAGGCCGATTTCGACACCAGCACGCGGGGCGGCTTCGAGCAGCTTCCCCTGAGTGTGCAGGAACCGCTGCGCGGAACCACATTTGTTGACGGTGAACTCCAGAACGCCTCGGAATTGAGCGTTGTCGCCGAAATAGTGGACAACGGTGACACCCGGTTCCAGAACGGCACTGACGTCGACCGCGGCATCATGGGCCGTGCGACGGATCTGATGAAGGCTTCCACCCTGGACCAGACGTTCAGCTCGATCAACGGCCCACCGGGCCTCACTCAGCAATTGGTGAATCCGCTGTCGGAGAAGCTGTTCGCTGCCGGAAACGCCGATCACATTGTCGATCACGAGCTGGTGACCGGCGTGCAGAACGCACTGCTGCCCGGCATGGAACCGGGGGAGTTCATGCAGTACGCCACCGCCAATCACTGGGGCGACGCCGGCGAAGCGCTAGCAGGGGTCTTTGATTGGACGGGCAGCGCAACGGGGGCCGAGGCGCAGATCGCCGGTGAGACAGCGCAGGCCTACTCGAACTACTTGGGCGAGAACGCTCCGCGCCTGCTGGACATGCCGGGTCACCACACTCTCGGTGAGATCAACCCCAAGTTGGTGCAGGGTTTCGCTGAGGGCCTATCGCCGTATGTGGCCAACATTGCCGGTGAGCAGAACGAGTTGTCGGCCTTCTTCTCGGCACCGGACAGCGACGGCGCGCTCGTCAACGACACGATGCCGGTCGCCAAAGGCATCTTCTCGGTACTAAATACCGATCTCGATGCCGGCCAGATCTTCAACGGCAAGGCCTACGAGGAGATCCTGCGGGACCAGAATGCGTACGCCCAAGGCATCGCCAACAACGTGTCGGATGCGGTGATCAGCAATGAGCACATGCAGGAAGCGAACGCGCTCCGCGCATTGGTCGACGTCGGTACCAACAATGCCTTAGACGCCAAGGGCGGCAACGCGGATGTCCGTGCTGCGGAGACCTACGCTGCCAAGGCAGGCGCCTACGATTTGGCAGTCAAGACAATGGCCGCAGGCGCCGATCTCACCCCTGGCGGTCCCGCTGCCGCCCTTGGTGTCGATGCACTGGGTTCGGCGTTGAAGACCGACATCATCGGTCCGGTGCCGACGCCGACGTCGCAGCCGCAGCTGTACTCGGACATGACCGAATACGACGCTCACCGGGCGGTTCTCAACGGTCTCCATGCCAACGGTGTGAAGATCGATCTGCCCCCCGGTTTCATCTCGCCCGGTGAAGGAGGAGACGTCGGACACATCCTGTCCTTCGAAGAGATCAAGAGGTTCGAACAGTGGTCCGGCATGGATAAATACGAGTACAACAAGCAGATGCGACTCGCAATAGCCGACGCCGTGGGGGCCGAGTACGTGGCCACAATCGGATCCGACAAGGACGCCTACAACCAGGTCATCAAGAACCCGCGCCCGTGGGCCCCGGACCGATGA
- a CDS encoding ABC transporter permease — protein sequence MSATLGPNAPTAAPVKTRGRVLPSPVTPAEIALIAVLVVLWIALAFATPAFLSAGSIIPLLVEVAPVALIGIGMTFVIITAGIDVSVGGAIMVCSVVTAKLMRDQALPVWWCLVVALGTGAVLGLVNGALIAYGRVHAIIITFGTANLFLFVGLQIFGSQPIAGMPNTLAWFGRGIDGRTLGVPNSFAITVILTAIAWWYLRHTPGGRHFFAVGGDHVAARLAGIRVQRRILIAYVITGLLIGLASVFTLAKGTSNLDQSVGSGQELAVIAAVVIGGTSIVGGRGSVLGTLLGALLVQTVKSGVTQLGWPSQLSDLFVGIFIVVAVGTDLIRRRARGNP from the coding sequence ATGAGTGCAACACTCGGTCCCAATGCCCCCACCGCGGCTCCGGTCAAGACGCGCGGCCGGGTGCTGCCGTCGCCGGTGACACCGGCCGAGATCGCGCTGATCGCCGTCCTGGTGGTGTTGTGGATCGCGCTGGCTTTCGCGACGCCCGCGTTCCTCAGCGCGGGCTCGATCATCCCGCTGCTCGTCGAGGTGGCACCGGTCGCGTTGATCGGCATCGGGATGACCTTTGTGATCATCACCGCCGGCATCGACGTCTCCGTCGGCGGCGCCATCATGGTCTGCTCAGTGGTGACGGCCAAGCTGATGCGCGACCAGGCACTGCCCGTGTGGTGGTGTCTGGTCGTGGCGCTCGGAACCGGTGCGGTGCTGGGCCTGGTCAACGGCGCACTCATCGCCTACGGGCGGGTGCACGCCATCATCATCACTTTCGGCACCGCGAACCTCTTTCTCTTCGTGGGGTTGCAGATCTTCGGCTCCCAACCGATCGCCGGCATGCCCAACACGTTGGCGTGGTTCGGTCGCGGCATCGACGGCCGCACGTTGGGAGTGCCGAACAGCTTCGCGATCACCGTGATCCTGACCGCCATCGCGTGGTGGTATCTGCGGCACACCCCTGGGGGCCGGCACTTCTTCGCTGTCGGCGGTGATCATGTCGCCGCGAGACTGGCCGGTATCAGGGTGCAGCGCCGCATCCTGATCGCCTACGTCATCACCGGGCTGCTGATCGGGCTGGCATCCGTCTTCACCCTGGCCAAGGGCACCTCCAATTTGGATCAGTCGGTCGGGTCGGGCCAGGAGCTGGCGGTGATCGCGGCGGTGGTCATCGGCGGTACCTCGATCGTGGGCGGGCGTGGCTCGGTACTGGGCACCCTGCTCGGTGCGCTTCTGGTGCAAACCGTGAAATCTGGTGTGACGCAACTAGGGTGGCCTTCGCAGCTGTCCGACCTGTTTGTCGGCATCTTCATCGTCGTCGCCGTGGGAACCGACCTCATCCGTCGACGTGCCAGGGGGAATCCGTGA
- a CDS encoding ABC transporter permease, giving the protein MTADTAAPPAPPKPDARSRADKLLEAVLTQRIVLLGILIVVVVAWLMYLSAGGYLSGDYDFDYMSAVLIDAVPLAMLAFAELVVIVSGRGGIDLSVGAMVSLVCMIFGFAYGQWGWPLPVAVLLAVAVGALLGAINGFLVARIGFPALIATLATYYAYKSIALVINDQKPINSPQIQDLYSLTSSVSVPIIGDYIPDVPLGVFTFLLPVLVVLWLALGRGTYGRRVYAVGTNDVAARWAGVDVAATRMRAYVTSGVLSGLVAVYITAEFASARPDAGTAGNGLALPAITIAVLGGVAITGGIGRLAGVLLAALLIVWLNAGIILYFEGNTGTQFQLLALGVVLILAALLNGFTTRRFRGGD; this is encoded by the coding sequence GTGACCGCCGACACCGCAGCGCCGCCCGCCCCGCCGAAACCGGACGCGCGCAGCCGAGCGGACAAGCTTCTCGAAGCAGTCCTGACCCAGCGGATCGTGCTGCTCGGCATTCTCATCGTGGTCGTCGTCGCGTGGCTGATGTACCTGAGCGCAGGCGGCTATTTGTCCGGCGATTACGACTTCGACTACATGTCGGCGGTGTTGATCGATGCCGTGCCCCTGGCGATGCTGGCCTTCGCCGAGCTGGTCGTCATCGTGTCCGGCCGCGGCGGGATCGATCTCTCCGTGGGTGCCATGGTGTCGCTGGTGTGCATGATCTTCGGATTCGCCTACGGCCAGTGGGGCTGGCCGTTGCCGGTCGCGGTGCTGCTGGCCGTGGCTGTCGGCGCTCTGCTGGGAGCCATCAACGGATTCCTGGTGGCCCGCATCGGCTTTCCCGCCCTCATCGCGACGTTGGCGACCTACTACGCCTACAAGTCCATCGCGCTGGTGATCAACGACCAGAAACCGATCAACAGCCCGCAGATCCAGGACCTGTACTCGCTGACCAGTTCGGTCAGCGTCCCGATCATCGGGGACTACATCCCCGACGTGCCGTTGGGCGTGTTCACCTTTCTGCTACCGGTGCTGGTGGTGTTGTGGCTGGCGCTGGGCCGTGGGACCTACGGGCGGCGGGTTTACGCCGTCGGCACCAACGACGTGGCGGCGCGGTGGGCGGGGGTCGACGTTGCGGCCACCCGGATGCGCGCCTACGTGACGTCCGGGGTTTTGTCCGGTCTGGTGGCGGTCTACATCACTGCTGAGTTCGCCTCGGCCCGACCGGATGCCGGCACTGCAGGCAACGGGCTGGCGCTGCCGGCAATCACCATCGCCGTGCTCGGTGGCGTCGCAATCACCGGTGGCATCGGACGACTGGCCGGAGTCCTGCTCGCCGCGCTGCTGATCGTGTGGCTCAACGCGGGCATCATCTTGTACTTCGAGGGCAACACCGGAACTCAGTTCCAGCTGCTCGCGCTCGGCGTCGTCCTGATCCTGGCCGCCCTGCTCAACGGATTTACCACCCGACGATTCCGCGGCGGCGACTGA
- a CDS encoding SDR family oxidoreductase, which produces MTVLDAFSLTGKRALVTGGNRGLGFAFVRGLAEAGADVVFVSRDVDRNAAALAELAEEGLRVQAFEVDVTATDGPAAAIDGAVERLGGLDLLLNNAGLAIHQAALEISDDDWDLVFDVNTRSLWRISQRAGAYMKDHGGGNILNIGSISSIIVNRPQFQASYNASKAAVHQLTKSLAAEWAPYGIRVNALAPGYVKTEMAPVDRPEFRQHWIEDTPMKRYALPEEIAPTVVYMASDASAFMTGSVVVIDGGYTVY; this is translated from the coding sequence GTGACTGTTCTCGATGCCTTCTCACTCACCGGTAAGCGCGCCCTGGTGACCGGTGGCAACCGCGGCCTCGGCTTCGCCTTTGTGCGGGGCCTGGCGGAGGCGGGCGCCGATGTCGTCTTCGTTTCCCGCGACGTCGACCGAAACGCCGCCGCCTTGGCCGAACTCGCGGAGGAAGGGTTGCGGGTGCAGGCGTTCGAGGTGGACGTCACCGCGACGGACGGCCCCGCCGCGGCCATCGATGGCGCGGTCGAACGGCTCGGCGGGCTGGATCTGTTGCTCAACAATGCGGGGCTCGCCATCCACCAGGCCGCGCTCGAAATCTCCGATGACGACTGGGATCTCGTCTTCGATGTGAACACCCGTTCACTGTGGAGGATCAGCCAGCGGGCCGGTGCCTACATGAAAGACCATGGTGGCGGCAACATCCTCAACATCGGCTCGATCAGTTCGATCATCGTCAACCGGCCGCAGTTTCAAGCCTCTTACAACGCCTCGAAGGCTGCGGTGCATCAACTGACGAAGTCCTTGGCCGCCGAGTGGGCGCCCTACGGCATCCGGGTGAACGCACTGGCCCCCGGCTACGTCAAGACCGAGATGGCCCCGGTCGACAGGCCGGAGTTCCGTCAGCACTGGATCGAGGACACACCGATGAAGCGTTACGCGCTGCCCGAGGAGATCGCGCCGACCGTGGTGTACATGGCCTCAGACGCCTCGGCATTCATGACGGGATCGGTCGTCGTCATCGACGGCGGTTACACCGTCTACTGA